The Anas acuta chromosome 1, bAnaAcu1.1, whole genome shotgun sequence genome segment AgcagtttctttgttttgttttgttttgttttgttgattttccAAGCTTAATTCCAGCACAGAAGACCCTGGGGTGGCAGTGGTACCCCTCCCTGGCAGCCATCCCACCCAGACAGGCTTCAGTGGGGAGACACAATGAGCTAGGGCATGGTTTGCCCATGGAGACTCTCGTTTGGTGTGTGGTTTGCTTGGCATCCCCAGAGGAAGGGCCCATCAGGATGTGTTCCTCTGCAGCGCAGCATCGCCTCAGCAGGCACCGAGGTGGCCTGCAGGATGAAGACTGACAGAAAAATTTGCTCCGGAGCTGCACCAATGTGCCGAGCCATCCCTGTCCCTCCGGGCGTCTTTCTGCGCTGCCTCCCGAACgccacagctcccagccaggcTGTCGGAGTGGCCCGCCGACACTCCCCGAGGACTTTCAGTCGATGATGATGGATTGCACCGAGCCATTAATGCAGCGGTCTCATCTGGGAAAGACGTAATTGCCGCTCCGTGTCCCACCGTTCCTCTGAGTTTTTTCAGCACATGTGATAGCGCGCCGTGATGGGAAGGGCTGGTGACGAGCGCCGCAGTAAATATGTCAGGGGCATCAGGGGCATCCTTCcatcctgctgccagccagccgACAGCGAGGTGGGGACGCGATAATCACAAAATTTGGTGTGACGTAGTCATAGTGACGGATGCGCTCTCCGAAGGTGTGATGGAAAAGCATGGGCAGCACCGATTTGGTTTCCTCTCGCAAGGCATATCTGTAAAATAGGTTTGCGTTGGCTGGTTCCTGGTGTTAGGgaaataatatttacttttgGACCTTGATAGGAaggggggaagaggaaagctGGGGGAGCACAGCTGCAAGGAGCAGCAAGCGGGGCGTGCGCCTCCCTGGAGCCATGCTGCTGTAGTCCAGCCGGTGAAAACCTGCTGAAAATCGGTGAGGGCTTCTCATTGCACACATCCACAGTGCAGGGTGGCatctcatgctgctgctgtctggcaTCCAGAGGGCTGGCACCTCATGCATGACAGCAGGACCAAGGGAACAGGTCATCCCTGCCTCTCCCCGTCAGACCAGAAAAGGCTCAGTGCAGCCACCAGGGTGAAAGGCAGCGTGTAAAAGGGTGTGAGAGAAAATGATGCTCTTTTTCCTCACATCGCAGGGAtcctgtgtttttctgtcttttaaacaCAATGCCTGCATCTGCTTACAAATTCTTGCAAGGATGAAAATGAGGGGTTGCTTTCTCTTGAAAGTTTTTCCATCCACGTAGTTTTAGATCAGGTGGGGCAAGAACAGGGTGAGTTTGAAATCTGACGTGgctgtgctttctgcttcaAAATCAATGCTAGCATGATGCTGATGAAATGCTGGGGTTGGTAAAGGGGTCAGTGAGAGGGAGAATCCAGTGAATCTGGAGCTAGGAATACAAAGCTTGGACTGGCAAACTGAACGAGCTTTGGGTTACTCGAGTCAGTGGGGGAGGATGAAGCATTAAATAACCACATTTTgcactgcagaagggaagagTCTACCCTTTTGCTCCCCAAACAGCACCCCCGTACTGCTGCACCTTGGTAGCTGACCATGCCCCTGGGTGAGACCCTGCCACAGGAGGAGAGAAGCTGATGGCTCCATGTTGGGTTCCCTGTGCTCGGTCTTCTCATTTGGGCCTGGATTCAGGGAATTTCTTCCCTGCAGTCACAAACTGGCTTCTGCTCATTCATCCCTGTGGCCTCGAGAAGGTCCAGCGAGGAGGGCCAGGCACGtggaggtgctggggtgggCGGGGTGCCCATGGTGCCGGTGGCATCTCCCTTGCTTCTGAGCTGCTGGACCCGTGGAGGGTTGCCCTGGTGGGCATCGCTGGTCAGGAGGCACCTGAAGATGATGAAACATTGTGGCGTAATGGGCCCAGGGTCAGGTGTTTCACCTGCAGAAGACCCATAGCAGcttaaaaatggattttgacTTGACCTGGTCAGGTGAAATGGGGTGACTGGTGTGCATAGAGGTCCCCATCACGTGTAGCTGGGAGTGACACAGTCACCTCGTCCCGAAGGGACAGGCAACGGGGGCAGCCTTCGCCACACCAGTTCTCGTCAGGGTAGTGGGAAAGATCAAGTGAACGCAAGAAAAACATCTGAGCCTGGGATTGGGGAACTGCGTCAGGACAAAACAGGGAGCCAAGGGTTTCTGAGCAGGGAACAAATCTCTGCCGAGGAGCTAATGAGGCTTTGAAGTTGTTTAACTGACATCAAACTCTGCAATCCTTTGCAAGAGCTGCAGTGCTTGGAGCACTGCTTAATAAAGCTCTTGACTGGGAAAGGAGCAAATATTTTATCAGGCTGAGTGCTTTTTGTTGCGGGTTTGGGGGGAAGCGGGACGGGCAATTACATTTAATTGGTGTCCTTCCCCTCCTGTTATCATTGGGGTATCGATTGCTGGGAAAGCAGAATGCATGTTTTCTAAAATTTACTGTAAAGCGACGgctctcttgtttgttttgtttagctcTGTGCTCTCAAAACagctcatttttctttgcttcgCTGGCAAATACAATGTTTTGATTGAAAGCGATACCAAATAATCAGTTAAATGGGATATTTAATGTCaggaaaaattgtttaaaatattttttcccataggAAAATCACGCAGTTCGCTTTTCGAGCCTAAGAAGCCTCTTAGTGCCAGCACGAGCCGCCTTTCTCCGTGCAGTCTTGCTCGAAAAGCCAACGTGTGGGCGCAGCGCGTGTGTAGGCACCGTGCGGGCCCAGGTATGGTGCACCTCGGGAGCTACGGTGTCAGCGCTGTCCCACACAGATTTTCACCTTTAATTTACAATTTCTGAGGCTGCTGCCGTCTCGCCCTTctctgaggaagagctgcggcccttctctggacagaAACGGGGAGCATGGAAGCCGCAAGGGCCTGCGAGGTCGAAGGGATGTCAGCGGCCTGGGCAGCACGTGAGCCAGCAGTAATTACGGCTGGCAAATTTATATTTGTCCTTCGCGTGTCAGGTTTAATGCATCGGATCGCTGTGCGCTGTCTGAGTGGGTTGGGCTTGCTTCAGGCTCTCGTAGTAtgccaagggggggggaaataaaccACATCTGGAAAggttttctcctcagaaagttGCTGCGAGGTCCTTCCCACCGCACAGTCTGGAGGCAGGAGGGACTGGGATGTGCGGTGGATGTGAGAGACTCGAGCAGTTGGGAATTTTTATCGAGGCCTCCCAGTCGAGTGTAAAAATTCACTGCAGGTTGAAATGTGTCAGGCCAGTGCTCCGCTCATCCCCCAGCGCTGTCTGCCTGTCCCCTGCACATCGCCCTTGGGAGGGAAGGCACCGGTTTCGGATCTgtgacaggattttttttttaaattggcctgatttgttttaaaatgagcagaaagtgacccctctcctccccagaaGGGATTGCAGACTATGGGCTGTTGGCAACAGCAGTGCAGTTGGTGGATCTGTTGGCCTCGCCCCGCTCGTGCAGGCCCGCTCGGGGTGTCTCACACATCGAGCCCCTTTCTGGAGGTGACAGGGCCACATTTGGGGTGTGTCTGTCAGCCAGCAGGAGGACGAAGGGCTGGTTGTCTTAACAGACACCCTGCAGGGGTCTCCTCCTCTCCGAGGGGGTCACCACCAGCCTTCCCAGTGCCTCTGCACCCAGCCAAGACGGCAACACCAGCAGTGTTGGTGGGGAGGTGTGATGCGAAGCCTTTGCTCTTGTTGGGCGGCAGCGACACAGAACAAAAGTCATGGGATGCAAGATGATTTATAGGTCCTTGCTGTCAGTACGTGCCCTGGCTGCCCCCTTGCTTATTTACCGCGGATGGATGCGTAAGGATGGGATAGGCTTTGGCTGCTGAGGACAGGTGGGTCCAGTTTGAGGTCCTTACACAACCCAGTTCATGCCATTAGGTCAAGAGATCGAACTGGGCTATGCTGGAGCACCAGGACCACTGCATGCATTGCACCCACAGTGTGGAGAGCTGCGGTCCCACACAACAGCCCTGAGAAAAGTTTGCGGCACGGCCATCAGCaggggattaaaaaaaacatgccaGAGTTATCGCCGCCCTTTTAATGGCATTTCTGTACAGCTAACATATCATTTCCTGTAGAGTTACACACATCATTGCCTACTGCCATGAACTTAACTCTTATCAGCACCCCGGTGGGAAAACCCCAGATATTTACAATAGCTTTCTTTTCAATGTTGGGAgcttattttcaattaaaacaaacagcaaattaaatattaaatagataAGTAGGGAAAGTGAAATTAATTGATTTTCCGACACTGAGGTGAGGTAGGCAGAGGAAACTTAAGGCAATTTCACTGAGTTGTATTGCCTCCCTTTGCATTTATTAGGTACATGAAGCTAAGTTTTAAAAACTGGGCAACTCTTAATGTTTCATGCGCAGTGAAGCAGCAGTCgccaaagaaaaaagcagcacatgCTTCAGGTCAGTGTATATTAAAGGGGAAGTGTGGTACAGCTCTCTCTGTTAATATCAAGGCTGGAAAGCGCCGTTCAGTCAGAGTCCTCTCCACACCGCCGTGTGTTTTTGTACCCTGTGCTCGACACTCATCGTGTAAAGAGGGAGTCCGGGAGCCACAGGACAGCTCGCTGGGCAGTGCCAGTGTTGTTGGGGAACCACATTTGGCCATGCcttaaagtaaaaagaaaaaaaaaaggcgacaAGGGAAAGCAGGCATCACTTCAAGGTGTCTGATGGTGATAGATGAGCTCTTCTTTCCCTCGCCTAGATATTTCCTCTGCCCTGTCgctttttaaagcagcagtgggggattttattatgttttatactTTCATCCTCTGCGGTTATCTGTCTCTCTCGCCGTGGGTCCGTACGGCATGCTAATCCCTCAAGGCTCTTACACAGCATaattttcatcttaatttttctatttctcaaTGTTAAACGGCTTTGCCAGGGGAATAGAAGGTCATTTCCTGTCCCCACCAGATCATTCgttttctgtgaaaacacagaGATCTCACGCTTtgcaaacacacagagaaatcaGCAATAGCCGGCCTGGTTTGCAAAACACTCGTCCGTGCCGCAGAACCGAGAGGAGCCGAGGTGCTGCTGCAAGCTGCAGAGGCTGAAGGGCTTGTAAATGGCTCTTTTGAAGAAAGAGGCTGTAGCAGAAGTATGAAATGGctttttaattcattaacaAAACCAACAGTGTTTATTTCTTCGACTTGAATCTGCTGAGCAGTCTCCtcattgtctttatttttagaaacgttagttctttatttttccgAACAAGActggcctgatttttttttaattttttttttctggtaccACTACTTGTCACTTTCTGAataagtgattttatttttctcctgcctttctGTGCTTGGGAatctctgcctgcctgcagtcTGTTTCAGCCAAcgctgaaaaaggaaacaaacaaaaaacctcagcCCTGTACTTgtgaatattttcttcagaacatTTCACGAGATGAGAAAAATCATGAATTATTCTCCctaagccagcagcagcaggggaaaatGAATGACTCAtctgtttacttttaaaaatcctttttaaaaaaatcagatgggCCTGATGATAAATTATCAGAATTTTGCTCGGCCAGCCCCGGCTATTAACTCCTGACGTTGCTGGAGCCTCGCGCTCGCCGTGGCATCGCGCTGCCAGGCCCGGGGATTTACAAGTCTCGGGAGAGACACTGAGATTTCCCGCTCCCCTGCCTTGGCCATGCTTTAGCCTTTGTTCGTGGGCTTGGGTTTTTTTGTCTGTCCCCGTTTTGCTTGCAGGTTCCTGCAGCCAGCTACACGAGCGAGTAATTTATGTGAGTAGCAGAGCCAGTGGAGCTATCCGGGTGTGTTCGGACAGGGATATATCCCACGGCCCAGGCTCCTCACACCCATTTCAGTGTCCTGCTGCCCTCTGTCTCATCTCGCCTGAGCAGCAAACATGACCCAAGGATGCAGGGAAGCACCCAGGGCCAAGCCAGTGCGGTGGTGACAGCGTGCAGTTTGCCCTTGGGTAGCAGGATGCAGTTGCGTGCAggtgaaaaatgtaaatttgggGTGCTTTTGGTGCTTCCCCATGGTAACAGAGTTAAAAATGGACAAGTTTCCATGGTGATTATTACCGCAGGATGCGCTGCTCACTTCAGGAGCGGCACAGGCGGCGTGGCGGTCCTCCAGGCAAAGTCTGCAGGCGTAAATTATTTACCCttctaaataaatgaatgcacagcaacattaatttatttatatttttttttctgggggggggggggaggcagggtgTTCATCTTTGTAGGAAATAGGCTGCAAATTTCGCTGCCATCACGAACAGGAATGATCTCTGCCCTTTTACTTCCATTGACATTTGCTGGGTTTAGATGAAGGCGTGGGCTGGCAAAGTAGATTTGAAGTCGTTTTGGTTTTTATCCCCGCTGTCTTTTACGAACCAGGTGTCTGGTTCGAGGGGCTGCCCACGTTGAGCGGGGCAGGTGCTGGGGTTTGGCTGGGTTTTGCTCTGGGCTTCTTCCCATCGGGGGGAGCGCGGCCGGGCTGCTTTGTGACCCGCCAGAGCTGCTGCACCGACGGCCTGACCTGTGCTGGTAAATCCCTGCAGGACCAACAAGGGGCGGCTCCTGCGGGGGAACCGAGGACCCTCTGCCCACGGCGGGACGTTTCCGAGCTGTGTATGTTTAGAAATGTTGGGTTTTGTGCTTTTGCTGAGCTAAAGCCGTGTGCTGTCATTACGTGAGGCTTTGTTTAGATCTGTGAAACGCAGCAGTGCCTGAGCCCCTGGGGGAGCCTGCCTGCAGGAGGGGTGGTGTcttggctgcagccagccctggagTCCTTTTAAATTATCTGTGTTTACGGCTCCATATAAGTTCCTCAAAACTCTTCGCACGGCACTCAGGGACGTCTGTATACACAGCACCCGTGTATATATTACTGTGGTGCGCTGTGGAGCCCTTACCCCGAAGCGTGGAGACATTGAGTGGCCTTCCTTCGGCAAGGGGGTCCTTCAAGGCAGTCACAAATATTATGTTAAGGGGGAGATTGATGCAGTGCCTAACCCGTGTTTCTGCCTCGCAGGCCAAGCCATGTCGGTGCCGGTGCCCCCGGCAGCCCCGCTGACGGCGATGTGAGCGCGGCGCCCGCggagccccgcagccctgcgAGATGGAGGAGCTGTACAAGGAGACCCCGAACCTGCCCATGGACGTCACCAGCCCGCCGGCGGCCATGGCCAACAACAAGCTGGAGAACGGGGTGGCCCAGCTGATCACGGCCGAGGCCTGGAACATCAACTCGGCCGACCTGATGAAGAAGGCCCTGTCCCCGCTGGTGACCGTCCCCGCGCCCTCCATCCTGACTCCGCCGGCCGAGTCGCAGAGCGGGGTGGCGCTGAAGGTGGCGGCCACCGTGCTGCAGCCCATCTGCCTGGGGGACAGCCCTGTCGTCCTGCCCATCCACCTGCAGGTGGCCGGCAGCGCCGCCCCGCAGATGCCGGCCGGCAACGCCACCCCTTATGTCATGACCACGCAGGGCCCCGTCCCGCTGCCCGTCCTCCTGGAGCAGCACGTCTTCCAGCACCTCAACTCGCCTCTGGTGCTGCCCCCCGGCGCCGCCTGCCCCGCCAGCCCCCTGCACGGCGGCCTCTTCCCGGGCTCCTCGGCCCCTGtgggccagccccagctcctggacCCCAAGCCCGCGGGCCCAGGCCAGGAGCCCGTGCTGCCACCCGTCTTTCAGACCCCGGGCTTCGCCGCCGTCCTGCAGGACCTCTTCCCCTCGGGGCAGGGCGCCCTGggctcagccccctgccagcTGCCCCCTGACTATGCTGCCCTCCCGCCCCAGGCCTTCAGCTCGCCCCTGTCCCCGCTGGTGCCCCCTGCCACGCTGCTGGTGCCCTACCCCGTCATCGTGCCCCtgcccgtgcccgtgcccatccccatccccgtccccatccccgtgccccACGGTGCCGAGTCCAAGGTGGCCCCCGACCCGCCCAAGCCC includes the following:
- the RAI2 gene encoding retinoic acid-induced protein 2, whose amino-acid sequence is MEELYKETPNLPMDVTSPPAAMANNKLENGVAQLITAEAWNINSADLMKKALSPLVTVPAPSILTPPAESQSGVALKVAATVLQPICLGDSPVVLPIHLQVAGSAAPQMPAGNATPYVMTTQGPVPLPVLLEQHVFQHLNSPLVLPPGAACPASPLHGGLFPGSSAPVGQPQLLDPKPAGPGQEPVLPPVFQTPGFAAVLQDLFPSGQGALGSAPCQLPPDYAALPPQAFSSPLSPLVPPATLLVPYPVIVPLPVPVPIPIPVPIPVPHGAESKVAPDPPKPPLFTPQPCKGTQTPLEKEETKPFDLVPQRDFPQLSRHTVIKMGSDNEALDLSMKGPPAPRAGEATPPPPPSPEDGALDLSLASCRKPGGPQGEAAGTSPAAEGSPPAPPATPFTPSKAPEAAGKAEVRSAGPGPGELLRPPQKWLVEPAGRAGCEPKAGGNNIEIVSTSQTAKVIVSVKDAVPTIFCGKIKGLSGVSTKNFSFKRDMPQDSVLQCYDVKSQPEPRDNAEALRKPVKNRSVKLKKMNSPEIHILPIKKQRLAAFFPRK